From the Bos javanicus breed banteng chromosome 7, ARS-OSU_banteng_1.0, whole genome shotgun sequence genome, the window GGTAGGTACAGGTTTGGGTCTGTGGATGTAATGGAGTTCTATTTGAGACAGAAAGACACGCGGACACTCTCATGCATTCCTACGGCTTCAAGTCAATGAAGGCACAGCTGGGTAATTCCAGACATTCTCAGAAGGCTTGACAGATTTTCTAGATCCCTCCTGTAAACCTTGCTTAGAATATTCAGAACTTCCTAGTCTTTGAGCAAGGAATAgagtatcctgctgctgctgctgctgctgctgctaagtcgcttcagttgtgtcctgctctgtgcgaccccagagatggcagcccaccaggctcccccgtccctgggattctccaggcaagaacactggagtgggttgctatttccttctccaatgcatgaaagtgaaaagggaaagtgaagtcgctcagttgtgtccgactcctagcaaccccatggactgaagcctaccaggctcctccgtccatgggattttccaggccagagtactggagtggggtgccattgtcttctccatagaGTATCCTACAGAATTCCATTTCCTTGGTGACTGAAACTTGATCTCATaccaatttaaaaatcattaactttgttgtgtttgttttaaggtttttttttaatgtggaccacttttaaagcctttattgaatttgttacaatattgtttccattttacatttctttgttttttggccatgtttTTTggcctgatcagggatggaaccagcacttcctgcattgaaaggcaaagtgttaaccacttgaccaccagggaaatccccaaatcATTAAATAGAACTTCTTACAGACTTCACCATTTGGCAGAATCTACATACTGATCCTAACGTCTCTTTTGCTTCTGATGTGGGGATATTATTAAGAAAGaatatctatatatgtgtatattttcttgGAGCATGACAATAATAACAAATATTGAGCATTGCCATACTAAAAGCTTTACATACATTAGCCCCTTGAATTAGCTTTGTGAAGTCAAGATTAACACCCCCATTTTAGAGACTGGGACACTGAGGCGGGAGAGGCAAATATGTTATTTGCAAATACGTCTCAACATGGAAGGTGGCTGGGATCAGAGCCAGTCAGTCCAGCTCTGGAGCCCTCCTGTGGGTACAGGAGCCCTGATCAGAGCTTCCGAGGGAGGGTCTGAAGTTCAGACTGCATGTGGCGGGGACGCTTACCAGAGTGTTGTTagaccttccttttcttcctcaccTGCTGGCTTACCCTTGAGTTCAAAGTGGCTGCGGTGACCATGACCTGAACTGAATGTTGCCgtccatttaaaaaatctcccTGGGGCATCTAATTATTCCCAGACATGTATGCTCCCTGTGTCTTGTGTACTGTTTCAGGAGAACGGTGGGGATATTGCTTTGGTGATGTATTACGGAAGGAATTTGAGAGcggttaatttttgtttgtttgtttgtaggaCCTGATATTTGTGGATTTGACATCAAGACAGTTCatgttattttacatttcaagAATCAGTATCATGCAAACAAGAAATCAATCAGGTGTAAGGTAAATGCTTTCCTATTAAATTGGTGATCGTGTTAACTCTTGAAAAGATGATAATGGAAGTTTgtagaaaatagttttgaccttaAAATATTTAAGGGAACCATGGGGGTGAGCCTTGTCTCTCCTGTCCCCACTTTCCAGTTTAGCAGGCCCATTAGAGACACTTGTCCACAACTTGGATTGGATTGGGTTCTGaagtcttttgggtttttttttttttttgatgaaaaattattttattttaaatttacagtttttttaaactttttatcttaTGTTGGGATATAGTTTAAcaatgattaacaatgttgtgataatttctggtggacagcaaagagattcagccatatgtgtgtgtgtgtgtgtgtgtgtgtgtgtgtgtgtgtatccattctcccccaaactcccctcccaccagaAGGGCACACTTACATCTCACCCTGAGCTGTGACACCCATTTATAATTTGCTTCATAATGGTTATAGCAGAATGGTGGCATTTCAGCCTCCATCATCattgggcttctcagatggcgctagtggtaaagaactcacctgccagtgcaggagatgcaagagactcaggttcgattcctgggtcgggaagatcctctggaggagggcctggcaacccacttcagtattcttgcctggagaatcccatggacagaggagcctggagggctacagtccatggggtcccaaagagttggacagactgagcgacttagcacgaaTGCACATCCATCATCATTAAGGAATGAAGTATTCAGGATGAAAAATCATTCTGGAGGAATTCATCTTCCAAAtaccaaaacaattttttttctaaatatttatttgtttggctgaactgggtcttagttgcagcatgtgggatctagtcccctgaccagagattgaacccaggccccctgctttgggagcaaagggtctcagccattggaccaccagggaaggcccccaaaacattttaaaatgggaatatttctaaaatgaatgCATACATCCTTGACGTTTTTACCCAGAGGATCCTGTGAAAATGACCCTTTAGGTCCTAGGGCCTGTTTATACTCAATGATCCTGAGCCGGGCTCCTCCAAAGAGGCAGCTTGCATTAAGTCCCTGGTGTCTGGGCCTAGGAAGAAGAAGTAGCCTCCCCAGTGTGCAGCCCCCACTTTGAAGGTAAGCACCAGGAAGTAGGGACTTGGCCCCTGAGGAATCCCTAGCACCCATAGCCTCTGGGAATCTGGGCAGGAGGCCAGTGTGTTGCAAGATGATTGACAGCAAGGAGAGGGAGCATACGTgaatgcgtgctcagtcatgcccactctctgcaaccctgtgcactgcagcccgccaagctcctctgtccttgggattctctaggcaacaatactggagtgggctgccatgcccttctccaagggatcttcctgaccagggttcaaacccaggtctcctgcattgccagccaGCTCAAACTCTAAGCTAAGAAAGGTGAGTGGAGACAGAGGCAGGCAGAGAGCAGGGGGAGAGCATTGGAAGAATCATGCATTCAGCTGTCAGAGCGGACTACAAGGGTTGAGGGGGACACAGAATAGACTGTAGTGCTGATTCTGGATAGAGTTATCGGCCACACAGTATGGCAGATCAGAGtgatactgaaaaaaatttttttaattgtatttatttactcttGTCCATGTGGGGTCTTCATCGCtgggtgggcttttctctaggtgcggccagtgggggctactctctcgttggGGTtcacgggcttctcgttgcagtggcttctctcattgtagAGCACAAGTTCTGGAGTGCATGGGCTTCATAGTTGCAGTACTtaagctcagtagctgcagctcccgggctctagagcacaggctcaatagttgtggcgcatgggcttagttgttccacagcatgtgggatcttcctggaccagggactgaacccatttctccagcattggcaggcggattctttaccactgagccactagggaagcccctgaaagtgTTTGGATTTGGCTTTTAGCAGGGAGAGACTCCTCCTGGCAGGGCCTTTATGCCGGGGTGGTGGTTCTCAAACCTGAGTGGTATCAGAGACCCCGGAGGGCCTGTGAAAGTGACCAGAGGGTCCGCTGAGTTCCAACGCAGCAGATCAGGGCTGACCTGGGAATGAGCATCGCCCCTGTACCCCCAGTGACACTGATGCTGCCGGGGTATGGTGCTGGGGTCTCCTCTGCTGGTGACAGGCATGTCCTGGGAACCCCCAGCTTCCCTAGGCACCCTCCCACCCACCTTCCaatcttcctttattttatttatttttggccgcactgtgTGGCTtgaagggatcttagttccccaagcagggattgaacccatgccccctgcagtggaagcacagagttttttttgtttttttaaaaaatatatttatttgactgcattggtcttagttgcatccttgggatctttcattgcggcACACGGATCTCCAGTTGTGGTACCCGGGATCAGTAGCTGTGCCCCACATGGGCTTTGTCGCTCCCTCTCGtgtagttccccgaccagggatcaaccctcaTCCCCagcgttgcaaggtggattcttaaccattggaccaccagggaagtctccagacCTCCTTTATTGAATGTTAAATGCTTTCCTTATGTCCAGTCTGGGCTTTTAACCATGCCCAAGAAAGAAACCAGGCCTGCCCCAGCCAAGCTTCAGTTGTTGGACAACTCATCAGGAGAGTGTTAGGAAACATCGAGGgtctcattcttttcttcttctccccaCAAAACACACAGGTTGATAGCTTTACACACCTCTACACTCTGGTTTTAAGACCAGACCTCACTTACGAAGTGAAAATTGATGGTCAGTCGATTGAATCCGGAAGCATCGAGTATGACTGGCAGTTAACGTCactgaagaaaatggagaaggcatCAGCAGAGGCTGAGGGCTGGGACCAGGCTGCCAAGGACAAATCCCAGGTGTGGATTCTTCCCACACAGCTGCTAGAAGGTGTAAAGCGTAGATTGTGAGTGCCCAGGTGCCGTGCAAGTGCTGCCTGGCTGGTAGTGATGGTGCTAACAGTCAAACAAGGAGCCCTCCCTAGAGTGCATGTGCTGAGACCAGCCACACAGCTGCATACTGCACGGTATTGTGAAGGAGTTAGAAGTATTTGAGATGAAAGCAAGAAGGGTTTGTTTTCTTAAccgatattttaaaaatctttatttatttggctgcaccaggtcttgggtttcccaggtgcctcaagtggtaaagaataatCCGCTGGCCActgcaagagacttgagttcgatccctgggttgggaagatcccctggaggggagcatggcaacccactccagtattgttgcctgaacaatcccatggacagaggagcctggtgggccgcagtcagtggggttgcagggagtcggacacgactgagcatgcttgCACCTGTGccaggccttagttgtggcatgtgggatcttagttccctgaccagggatcaaactgtggcccctgcaatgggagcatggagtcttaaccactggaccaccagagaagttccaaaCCAATgtctttttccaaaaaaaagaaaatgcctcaGCAAcctttataaaaatgattttcttttcattctgcaTTTGAACATAGCATTTTTGAGCATCATGCTTGTAACCAGCAGCCAAGCATCCATGACTGTAACAGCTGCGTATTAGTttcctcttgttgttcagtcaataagtctTGTccccctctttgcgaccccatggactgcaacacgccaggcttctctgtcctccactaccttccggagtttgctcagattcatttccactgagttggtgatgctgtctaaccaagAGGACCTCAAACTGCAGGCTGTGGTCGAAACCCCTGGTGAAGTTAGGAACCCCAGCACTCAGCCCTTCCACCATCAAgttgaggaggagaaaagggcaccCGGGGTCACAGGCCTGCCTCTGCCTCTCGGCAGATTTCCTTTCTCAAAGCTGAGAATCTAACTTTTTCCCCCTGCACGCATTTGAAGGACTGGGAGAAGCATTTTCTGGATGCCAGCGCCAGCAAGCCGAGTGACTGGAAGGGCGAACTGGACGGGGACTGGCAGGCGGCCATGCTCCAGAAGCCTCCATACCAGGTGCGTATATGGCACCATCTTCCTGCCAGTCCCCTCCCCACCCGTGTCCCCGGGGACCAGCACATATGGTTTGTTGTTGCAGGATGGCCTGAAACCTGAGGGCATAGACAAAGATGTTTGGCTCCATCAGAAGATGAAAAACAGCTATTTGACCGAATACGATCTCTCAGAATTTGAGAACATTGGTGCCGTTGGACTGGAGCTTTGGCAGGTcgctcattttgtctttttgttgttttctgcactgggtctctgttgccatgtgtggttcagtagttgtggtgcacgggcttagttgccctgaggtgtatggaatcttccaggaccagcgGTCAagcccgtgtcccctgcgttggcaggtggcttcttagtCACTGGTCTGCGAGGGACGTGCAAATTGCCGGGTTTTAAACTTGCTCTGGTTTAGTAACTCTGAACTTCACCCTGAACTCCTGCTCCTGTCGTGTACCTGGCACCCTTACCCAGACCCAAAACTTACAGCCCTAGGTAAAACGGACATCCTTCCTGTCCGCTGGACACTTCTTGTCTGCCCCCCACACCCCCTGGAAATCTGCCTGGGGCTGACCTTGTGGTGCCTATCAGCTTTAGGATAAGATTGCAGGTTCTGATGTAGTGGGTCCAGGGTGGAACCTGAGATCCTGAATCCCTAGTGATGTTGATGCTGCCCATCCATGGCTCACACTTTGCCCAGGCAGGGTCTCAATCACGGTTCTCAAACATCACTGGATGCTTGAGTCCCTGGGGAGACCGTCAAAGCCTCTGTGTCGGGTCATGCCCAGACCTGCTAAACCAGCATCCCTGGGAGTGAGACCAGGCATCAGCGGTCTTGTCAATGTTCTCAGTGGTCCCCATACACAGCCAAGTTTGAGGACCAGTGCTCTGGAGGGAACTGACATTCCAGAAAAGGGTTTCAGCATGTGCTAATGTCGACAGCTAATCTCTGTGACAGTATCGAATAAATCACAGCAGTTTTTACTTTGTGGAAAGTTTCATTTTCCACACCAGTATCAAAGGACTTATTTTCATCCACAGGTGAGATCCGGAACCATCTTTGACAACTTCCTGATCACGGATGACGAAGAGTATGCTGAGAATTTTGGCAAGGCCACCTGGGGTGAAACCAAGGTACGATGAATAcaatgaacctttttttttttttttaaagaagacagccctttatttatttatgtgtgtatttggctgtgctgggtcttcactgtcgGACGTTTGTTTTCTCTACTTTTGGTTGGTGgaggctactcttcgttgcagtgcaaaggtttctcattgcagtggcttctctcgttgcagagcacaggttctagagcgCATGCTCAGTAGCTGAGGCACGCGGGCTTAtttgcccctcggcatgtgggatcttcccggaacagggattgaatctgtgtcccctgcattggcaggtggattcttaaccactggaccaccagggaagtccatgaacaTGATGAACTTTGcttttgttattcatttatttccatacTTGAGTCTCACATATAGAAAAAGGTGCTTCACTTTTTCTATAATAAACACCCCACCCAGATCAAGATATAGAATGTCACCAGAGCTCTAGGAGCCTCCTCATGTCCCCTCCCAGCCGGCACTCATCCCCAAAGGAATGGCAGTTCCACTATTCCATCACCACAGATGGATTTGACCTCCTTTTGAAATTTGTATCAATGTAGCTACCCATTATTTATTCAGGCCATGTTGTGAGGCTCATTTGTATTTTCCCATAGAGCAGTAGCTTGTCTTTCCTTTGTGAATATTCTAGAAGCTATGCATCTGTTCTCTGTGGATACAGCTCTGGGAGACTTCCAGCTTGTGGCCTCAGGGATAAGCTGGTTCCCGTCATTCCTGTACCATCACTCCCGTACCTGTCTTTCAGTGGCCACATGCCCAGGAGTAGACAGAGCAGTCACCAGTTCATACGCAAACGGTTTCCAGCGTGTCATCCTATTTACATTCCCTTCTGCACAGATGAGAATTTCCATGCAGGAGGGAATGCAAATCTTCGGCCATGCTAGGCGTTACTGTCAATTGCTGATGAGTCGGATTTATTGAAGGCTGACTTACGTGCCATGAAATGTACAGTTCCATGAATTCTGACAAACACATACAGTTATGAAAACACCACTAAAAATCAAGATGTAGAACaatttcgtgtgtgtgtgttcagtcgtgtctgactctttgcaaccccatggactgtagccccagtcTCTactatctgtgggatttcccaggtaagaatactggagtgggttgccatttccttttcctgggatcttctcaacccagggatcgagcctgatTTTCTTGGATcttctggattggcaggtggattctttaccactgtgccacctgggaagcccagaacaatTTCACCACCCCCAGAAGTCTCCTTGTAGCCAAGCCCTCCCCTATGCCAGCAACTACTGATGATCTGATATCTGTCcctattggattttttttaaagtataatttattgacaatgtgttagtttcaggtatacagcaaggtgctctctctctctctatatatatgtgtgtgtgtgtgtgtgtgtattctttttcagattcttttttccttataggttattacaagatgttgaatatagttgttccctgtgctgtacaataagtCCTTGTTTTTATGcccctatagttttgccttttccagaatgtcatataaatcgAATCATGTAGtatagggtcttctttttttgtctttttcttttttgacctcACTGtgcggcacgtggaatcttagttccctgaccagggattgaacctgtgccctctgcactgggagcgtggagtcttaaccactggaggcATGGAGTCTTTCTGAGTCTGCTTTCCACACCAAGTGCAGTGTCTCCAAGATTTCTCCATGTTGCTGGGGTTTCATCAGTACCTTGTTTCTCCATCTCACTGAGAAGTTTATTTGCTCACCagctaatggacatttgggttgtttccagtttttcacagTATGATCAAAGCTGTGAACAATTTCGTAtatagtttttgtgtgtgtgtagataagcgcttttatttcttttggttaaAATCCAGGATGGGgtttgctgagctgcatgatgtGTCTTTAAGTCTatgagaaactgccagactgtttcccGAGGGGCCGCACTGTTCTGCGCTTCCTCCAGTCTCCCCAGCACTGGGGAGAGTGGGTTTCTATAGGTGTGTGGGGGGTATCTCGCTCTAGTTTTGTGTGTATTTCTTGGATGAGGAATGGACGTGGGCACTGTTTCATGGCTTTTGTGGCCATTTGGAtatcctcatttgtgaaatacctgtgttcttaaatttaaaaaaaaaaaaaatcttttggcccCACTGCATGGCATGAggaatcttatttccccaaccagggatcaaacccagcccccctgcactggcaatCCAGAGTCTTCACCACCGGGGAAGTCCGAAATACCTGTGTGTTAAGATGTAATACCTGTGTGTTAAGATGTAATACCTGTGTGTTAAGATGTAATACCTGTGTGTTAAGATGTAAGTTTTGTTGTTAATCAGGTATGGCAAGACTCCCAGACCAGGAAGTGGGCACCATCAAAAAAAGATAGTTTGTTTTACTAACAGATCCTGAGAGGAGGGGCCACGCCAGGCCACACGGCCATATGGGGAAGCACCAGGTTTGGTCAGGAGGCAGAGGGAAAGCGTGGAAGATGTGAGCAAAAAACTTTGGTTTGGTCTCTGCAGGAAGGAGTAGATGAAGCAGGATAAACAGGCTTAGGATTGGCTAGTTTTAAGAATTTCTGTGGGCCCTGGGGCGCTAGTTCTCTAGCACCTGGCAATGGGATAATTCAGATGAGATATCAGCCCTGAATATAAAAAGCCCAGTAGTGGAGGTGGTTAGGGATGTGAGCTCTGGATGTAGCTTGCATATGAAAGGAGTTCTTTCAGGCATTGACTCTAAGACTCAGTCCCCTTGGAAgggccatccatccatccctgggtcagcagaGCCCCACACGTCAGATGTCATGTCCATCACCCTGGGACCAGCTGCAAAGTGGGTGCTTAAACTTTGACCATTTCATGGCATTTCGGGGGGAAACTTCCCCTTCACTGATGAAAGGTGGTTATCACTAAGGGATTTTTCTTATGAGCCATTTCTTCTTGAATCTGATTTCTGCCGCAAAGGCTTACTAAACTCTTTTCGGCAATGACTTCGGGAACCTCTTTGACGTATCTGCACTCAGTCCTGGACTTTCTTTTAATTACCAAAGTTTGGATTTTCTCATTTAGGCTCTGAGGCCTCTTCTCATTTCTCCCTTACTGGTCAGCTGGTTGAAAGACAGACCCAGGTGCTCTGGGAATGGAAGAAGGAGAGGGTATTtgtttcctggggctgccataacaataTCACCACAAACTCGCTGGCTTAAAACATCACagatgggaacttccctggcggtccagtggttaagactctgagcttccactgtaaGGGGggttgagtttgatccctggtcaaggaacaaagatccctcatgccatgaAGCTGGTCAAAAACAAAAAGGTCCATGGCAAATGTATTCTCCCAAATTCTGGAGGCCAAAAGTCCAAAATCAGTATCAGTGGGCTGAAATCAGGGCATCAGCAGGGCTTTGCTCCCTCCACAGGTTCTAGGGGAGAACCCTTATTTCATTTCTTGCAGCTTCTGAAGGATCCTGGTGCTCCTTGGTTTGTGGCCACATCCTTCCAATCTTTgcttccatcttcacatggccatctcctcttctgtctctgtgtcaaatctccctctgcccctctcctATGAGAACACTGTGATAGAATTTAGGGCCCACCTGGTAAGCCAGTAGAATTTCCTTATCTCAGCAtgcttaatttaatcacatctggaAAGCTCTTTCCCCCTACatagtgtgtgtgcgtgctaaatcgtttcaattgtgtccaactcttttcaaccctgtggaccgtagcccaccaggttcctctgtccatgggattctccaggcaagaatactggagtgagttgccatgccctcctccaggggatcttccccatccagggatcaaacccacatctctttcatatgctggattggcaggtgggctcttgaccactggcgccacctgggaagcgctctCCTACTCCATTTAAGGTTACATTTCCAGGTTCCAGGAATGAGGACTTGAATATCCTAGGGGGGGCTTCTTTTTCAGACCCCAGCTGGTGTGGAGGCTTCCAGGAGGCAGAGGCAGGCTGTATGCTGACACCCAGTCAGCCCTCAGAAAGCCTAATCCCCGGCCACcgggttctttgtttttttccccagggcCCAGAAAAGGAGATGGATGCCATA encodes:
- the CALR3 gene encoding calreticulin-3, producing the protein MVSRVIIERRDGSCSSGTGLAGRGDRWTRQGAVTRRSGAARSMAAARVPLWAICVLRVALATVYFQEEFLDGERWRNRWVHSTNDSQFGHFRLSSGNFYGHKEKDKGLQTTQNSRFYAISARFKPFSNKGKTLIIQYTVKHEQKMDCGGGYIKLFPADVDQKNLNGKSQYYIMFGPDICGFDIKTVHVILHFKNQYHANKKSIRCKVDSFTHLYTLVLRPDLTYEVKIDGQSIESGSIEYDWQLTSLKKMEKASAEAEGWDQAAKDKSQDWEKHFLDASASKPSDWKGELDGDWQAAMLQKPPYQDGLKPEGIDKDVWLHQKMKNSYLTEYDLSEFENIGAVGLELWQVRSGTIFDNFLITDDEEYAENFGKATWGETKGPEKEMDAIQAKEEVKKAQEEDEDDMLMGRFRGRENSFKGFHRRNEF